From one Novosphingobium sp. genomic stretch:
- a CDS encoding M23 family metallopeptidase encodes MKALPLLAAALVIAAPAVAAPEKAPAKKHKPAEAKGENDVPLDREHVHMVKPGETLGGIAHRAKVPRILIIEANSIKPPYDVHAGQRLMLPRTRRHTVKEGETGFDIAYHYGVPLSSILVANGLKDGTKLDVGQSLLIPTMLSSGKQAAAAPSEDKPAKKDKPAADSDPADTPAPREAKADHGDGGSAKSAPHFSWPLAGNVRRGYTPRGKANFHDGLDIVAPEGSAARAVASGTVLFAKEEPDSFGRLVVIDHGNGWQSAYGFLNKITVKEGDPVKAHERIGLVGHSGKATRDELHFEIRQDNHPVDPAGLLPAAPVVVNAEKLAVKKVVKKK; translated from the coding sequence GTGAAGGCGCTGCCGCTGCTGGCAGCAGCTCTGGTGATCGCCGCTCCCGCTGTTGCCGCGCCCGAAAAGGCGCCCGCGAAAAAGCACAAGCCTGCCGAGGCCAAAGGCGAGAATGACGTCCCGCTCGACCGCGAGCATGTCCATATGGTCAAGCCCGGCGAGACGCTGGGGGGCATCGCTCACCGCGCCAAGGTGCCGCGCATCCTGATCATCGAGGCCAACTCGATCAAGCCGCCCTATGACGTCCATGCCGGGCAACGCCTGATGCTGCCCCGCACCCGCCGCCACACGGTGAAGGAAGGCGAGACCGGCTTCGACATCGCCTATCACTATGGTGTGCCACTGTCCTCGATCCTGGTCGCTAACGGCCTGAAGGATGGCACCAAGCTGGATGTGGGGCAGTCGCTGCTGATCCCGACGATGCTGTCGTCGGGCAAGCAGGCCGCCGCCGCACCGTCAGAGGACAAGCCCGCCAAAAAGGACAAGCCGGCCGCCGACAGTGATCCCGCTGACACCCCCGCCCCGCGCGAGGCCAAGGCGGATCATGGCGACGGCGGCTCGGCCAAAAGCGCGCCGCATTTCTCATGGCCGCTGGCCGGCAACGTACGCCGTGGCTACACCCCGCGCGGCAAGGCCAACTTCCACGACGGGCTCGATATCGTGGCGCCGGAAGGCAGCGCCGCGCGTGCCGTCGCATCGGGCACCGTGCTCTTCGCCAAGGAAGAGCCCGACAGCTTCGGGCGTCTGGTGGTGATCGACCACGGGAATGGCTGGCAGTCGGCCTATGGCTTCCTCAACAAGATCACCGTGAAGGAAGGCGATCCCGTCAAGGCGCATGAACGAATCGGTCTGGTCGGCCACTCCGGCAAGGCCACGCGCGACGAGCTGCATTTCGAGATCCGGCAGGATAATCATCCCGTCGATCCGGCGGGCTTGCTGCCTGCGGCTCCGGTTGTAGTTAATGCGGAGAAGCTCGCTGTTAAGAAGGTCGTGAAGAAAAAGTGA
- the surE gene encoding 5'/3'-nucleotidase SurE: protein MRILLTNDDGIHAPGLKVLEAIARQLSDDIWICCPEEEQSGAGHSLTLSRPVRMRQYEERRFAVSGTPTDSVTMALKKILPAAPDLILSGVNRGANLGDDVTYSGTVSAAMEGALAGIRSIALSQVYSKEGMGDSVSFSAAEAWGYKVLQPLVNAPIAPRTLVNVNFPPIAGDQVRGIRVVRQGFHDYARGSVVEGTDPRGYRYFWFGLHGIEHTTGHNTDLEAIADGFVSVTPLQLDLTHDASLAALGARFQA, encoded by the coding sequence ATGCGTATCCTGCTGACCAATGACGATGGTATCCACGCCCCCGGCCTGAAGGTGCTGGAAGCCATCGCCCGCCAGCTTTCCGACGACATCTGGATCTGCTGCCCCGAAGAGGAACAGTCGGGCGCGGGCCACTCGCTGACGCTCAGCCGCCCGGTGCGCATGCGCCAGTATGAGGAGCGCCGTTTCGCCGTCAGCGGCACGCCCACCGATTCGGTGACCATGGCGCTGAAGAAGATTTTGCCCGCCGCGCCGGACCTGATCCTGTCAGGCGTCAACCGCGGCGCCAATCTGGGTGATGATGTGACCTATTCGGGCACCGTCTCCGCCGCGATGGAAGGTGCGCTGGCCGGAATCCGCTCGATTGCGCTCAGCCAGGTCTATTCCAAGGAGGGCATGGGTGATTCGGTGTCCTTCTCGGCGGCGGAAGCATGGGGATACAAAGTTTTACAGCCATTGGTGAATGCCCCGATTGCGCCACGCACCTTGGTTAACGTAAATTTCCCTCCGATTGCGGGCGATCAGGTGAGGGGCATTCGCGTGGTGAGGCAGGGTTTCCATGATTACGCACGCGGCTCGGTGGTCGAGGGGACCGATCCGCGCGGCTATCGCTACTTCTGGTTCGGCCTGCATGGCATCGAGCACACCACCGGCCACAACACCGATCTGGAGGCCATTGCCGACGGTTTCGTCTCGGTGACGCCGCTGCAGCTCGACCTGACGCATGATGCCTCTCTGGCCGCGCTGGGCGCAAGGTTTCAGGCGTGA
- the serS gene encoding serine--tRNA ligase, translating into MHDIRFIRENPQAFDAGLALRGLAPLADSILAADASSRSIQNSLQELLAERNEASKAIGQAKAKKDEALAAQLMERVTALKETIPALEAQHREAAEAVSTLLAGLPNLPSEGVPEGKDEDENVEVKRWGDPKPAEGAKEHFDIGAPLGLDFESAQSVSGARFAYLRGGVARLSRALGQFMLDTHTTKFGYEEVAPPVLVRDEALFGTAQLPKFSEDLFQTTDGRWLIPTAEVSLTNLARDQIVETAALPLRFTALTSCFRSEAGAAGKDTRGLIRQHQFDKVELVSITTPEESDAEHERMTAAAEYILETLGLPYRRMLLCTGDMGFSARRTYDLEVWLPGQGRYREISSCSNCGDFQARRMDARYKPEGQKSTRFLHTLNGSGLAVGRTLVAVLENYQNEDGSVTVPEALRPYMGGLDVLRP; encoded by the coding sequence ATGCACGATATCCGATTCATCCGCGAAAACCCGCAAGCCTTTGACGCAGGCCTCGCCCTGCGCGGACTGGCCCCTCTGGCTGACAGCATTCTGGCCGCCGACGCCTCGTCGCGCTCGATCCAGAACAGCCTGCAGGAGCTGCTGGCCGAACGTAACGAGGCCTCCAAGGCCATCGGTCAGGCCAAGGCGAAGAAGGATGAGGCGCTGGCCGCCCAGTTGATGGAGCGCGTCACCGCGCTGAAGGAAACGATCCCCGCTCTGGAAGCCCAGCACCGCGAGGCGGCCGAGGCTGTCAGCACCCTGCTGGCGGGCCTGCCCAACCTGCCGAGCGAAGGCGTGCCCGAAGGCAAGGATGAGGACGAAAACGTCGAGGTCAAGCGCTGGGGCGATCCCAAGCCTGCCGAGGGCGCGAAGGAGCATTTCGACATTGGCGCCCCCCTGGGCCTCGATTTCGAAAGCGCCCAGAGCGTTTCGGGCGCACGTTTCGCCTATCTGCGCGGCGGCGTGGCGCGGTTGAGCCGCGCGCTCGGCCAGTTCATGCTGGACACGCACACCACCAAATTCGGCTATGAGGAAGTCGCCCCGCCCGTGCTGGTGCGTGACGAGGCGCTGTTCGGCACCGCCCAGCTCCCCAAGTTTTCCGAAGATCTGTTCCAGACCACCGATGGCCGCTGGCTGATCCCCACCGCCGAGGTGAGCCTCACCAATCTGGCGCGCGACCAGATCGTCGAGACCGCCGCCCTGCCCCTGCGCTTCACGGCGCTGACCTCCTGCTTCCGCAGCGAAGCCGGTGCGGCGGGCAAGGACACGCGCGGCCTCATCCGCCAGCATCAGTTCGACAAGGTGGAACTCGTCTCGATCACCACGCCCGAGGAGTCGGACGCCGAGCATGAGCGGATGACCGCCGCTGCCGAGTATATTCTCGAAACGCTGGGCCTGCCCTATCGCCGCATGCTGCTCTGCACCGGCGACATGGGCTTTTCGGCCCGCCGTACCTACGATCTGGAAGTCTGGCTGCCGGGTCAGGGCAGGTATCGCGAGATCAGCTCCTGCTCGAACTGCGGCGATTTCCAGGCCCGCCGGATGGATGCTCGCTACAAGCCCGAAGGCCAGAAGAGCACGCGCTTCCTGCACACGCTCAACGGTTCGGGTCTGGCCGTGGGCCGCACGCTGGTCGCCGTGCTGGAAAATTACCAGAACGAGGACGGCAGCGTGACCGTGCCCGAGGCCTTGCGCCCCTATATGGGCGGCCTCGACGTGCTGCGCCCCTGA